The Primulina eburnea isolate SZY01 chromosome 18, ASM2296580v1, whole genome shotgun sequence genome segment aaatggccactggaacgacacgagacatcgatcaaagcaagacactacacgtgtacagctgctggaaaattacagcaagttgctgtgtcggttcggaggttcgttcgagttcttggttggctgtTAGCCTAtgaccttggactggacagtgccccatcgagttagaaaggtcatgtttttgaccgtttgtgattcggatcatttttgtggtcgtacgagaaattacggtGCGATATGCCAAATttactctcgaaagagcgtttcatgttttggcctccattacacctagatttcgaccctcatcattttaggagcataagttcataattttaagcgtattttaatcatgactatacgtcggttcagtgttggttcgggttggttcggagtcatgattaaatacgaagtcgttagacgtaattgtcgcattttcaaacttaattgcatagttcGGTCAAgtataagctattgcatatttttcatggcatatttaggttgcagcgagcctgggaacgatccaatccagttggtaaaatgatacaggatatttaattcagtCATTTAATTTATTACGTGCACagaaacagaaaatgattatttttgagatttatgcgatatggcttgtggttcattcactatgtgggagtattattttatacggtcgccagtgaccgcccagttcagtttggtaccacccggtcgccagtgaccggccagctcagttcagtttcagactccccggtagccagttaccgatcagttcagcttagtgcagtggccacaggcgtaaaacataatctcaacagaaaattttatcagttatttcagtacagggctccaagaagcaaatatttttactgtgattttcagtgcagttatgcacgtattataattgctcagtacagattattttcagcatgcctcatgacatgatattttatcccatgcacactttacttcagtttttactcgttacctacgatatttgcatgctgagtctttaggctcactagacttgattgttgtaggtactgatgaggccagggccgagggcggggaccagtgagctagcttgggtcggcagtagtggcacccgaggacctcagtgcagcagttgttattttattccgcaaacattttatcagtcgttggatatttttaaattgtgatttttggcaaactttattttcttccgctgcgatattttaaactttgaactggatttatcagttgattttatgaatgaggccatttaagttcttttaaaaagaaaattttaaatttttccgcaaattttcaagcgaggattttcgggcctttacagttgaagagggcttaaaagatttgatttgtactactcatatcacgaaggtgcatcttcttttcggtagcccATCAtataagaacttcaaagttaagcgtgcttgacttggggcaattttgggatgggtgacctcctgggaagtttcctagggtgagtgtgagtgaggacataagcacgctggaaagactattcttggtacagtgaggacagtcgtcaaatctggggcgttacaagatACATGGCATGCCTTTAAGAATTATGCTCGAAAAATTAATGGCATGCCTTTAAGAATTATGCTCGAAAACTTGAAGTATTCCACGTCACGGAGGCGCCGGAAGAGCGGGGAAGGGGGCTTGCTTGCAAGAAATGGGAGAGCCGTAACTTTCAGCTATAATTTTTTGTGAATATGGCTCCTCGAGTGGGGAGGGACGGCTGAATATATTTAGGGTTAAGTTTAGGGTAGCATAGGGTAATATTTAAATGGTTAAACACAAGATAATGTGCCCttatttgcattttaaaaagtttAAAGAAGGTCTTGAGCCCACTAAGCTTAAAAATAGGCCCATCAGGCCCAAACGCACTCccgaaaatatttcgtttaggtaatttttggaaaatattgCTCGAGCCCACAAAAAGTCTTCCGGTTCGATAAATTTTCgtaccgattaaaaatatgCTCTGACGgaaaaaaatacccaaaaaaacccatttcttgaaaaatacacttaaaaaaccttatattaattaataaaaattaaacatgtaataaaaatatttttctgataattctctggtctctgttcctcgatcgaGCGCGAAATGCCTCTAGAATCCCTAATGcgtaaacttttaaaataatcatgaaatgaaccctatcatgcaataattatgcattaaatgcataaaaataaataaacacatcaTTTAAATGAACGCATTCAGGTTTCGTAAATTTAAATTCTTGGACCTTATAGTGTGAGTATGAACATAAGCACGCGAGAAAGACTAATCTTGGtatagtgaggacagtcgtcaaatctgagGTGTTACAAAAATTATCCGACCTGCACCCATCCCCGAGTATATGCTTCAACAAGAATCACACAAGGGTAGATTAGAAACTTCTTATTGGTCTGAACAAGATACGACTTATTTAACTATTTGAAAAAACAATTCATAAAAATTCTTTCTATGAGATTTTGTATATtctatagtttttttttatcaatagtTAATATTTAGTCATTGAGATTCTAAAGATGCTTTAGTAGAGCACGAGGAATTAGATATTGCTATCAGCTAACTGCCTCCTCACAAGTGTAAATTATACTAACTAATATGTTACAAGTCTTTCAAGTGATTTATCTTATAACTGATATAAATCATCCGCTTTCCATCTATCAACTTAAGCCTACTCACACAACTGAGTGGGATCAACAGTTGGTCTATCCTCCGAAAGGCTATTGATCACTCTTATTAAATCAAAAAAAATTGCAGGTTGTCTAAAATAAGCGCAACAATGATGAAGCTAAATAAATGGATGGGACAAGCCCTATCAGAATGGCATCCTCGAGTGCCTCCGAGGGGCTTCTATTTCATTCAGTTTTACCTTTTTGTGGCCACACCCTCTGAGTTAGAACATcttgttttttatgctaaggtgtAGGTTTTCTCAAGAAACAAAGTAAATAACATTAACAACGAAGGAAAATATTATATCTTCCATATGCGCCTTTTAGGGACAACACGCGAGTCTTTTTCACCATGTCCCAAAATGAGAAGTATTTTGGAATGATTTGATTGGGACGTTAGCGAGTTAATGAGCACTGTTTGATGTGAttcttgattaaaaaaaatagctACATCATGTATACGATGTGGTTTatgtttattaattttaatccttgaattttaaaacaaatacaaaaaaacAGTACGGTATAATTCTGTTCGAGCGATTTCTACAGTTGATCAAAAAATTGATCACTAATTCActatgtgtttggttgagtggattaaataaggatagtttaatagtcaaatatttatcgttaaaattttaagatgttttaataagatgttttaataatcattttgatctGGTTTaatatccaattttattaataaaatagttatccataaaattggatcttaaaccgggtcaaaatgattattaaaacaacttaaaattttaacgataaatatttgactattaatctatccttatttaatccactcaaccaaacgcACCCTATGTGTTCTATTGAGAATGGCAAGACTTTTTTTATAGAACCGAGGGCATATTGAAAATAACCGTTAGTTTAAAGGGGCATTTTGCGATTAAGCCTTAAGATGTGTGTGACGTCCAAGTTTGGAACAGCAGAGGGCCCTTGTTTTTCAGTACTCTCCTTGCTGGATTCCATTCCAGACGGCTTTCAATCAACCCTACTGAAGTACTATTTCATTTTCTCCGCCGCCGCCCTCCGCCGCAGTCGCAAAATGAAGATCCCCACCCTATCTCTCCGCCACCATGTGAATGCCCCCTTTCTCAAAACCACTAGTGCTCACCTCCCTCTCCCACGCCGCACCAACCCTCATTTCTCCGTCCGCATGTCCCTCAGAGAAGACGGCCCATCCATCGCTATCGTAGGCGTCACAGGCGCTGTTGGCCAAGAATTCCTCTCCGTCCTATCCGACCGTGACTTTCCTTATCGCTCCCTCATGCTCCTGGCCTCCAAGCGCTCCGCGGGAAAAACCATGACATATGAGAACCGAAGCTACACAATCAAGGAACTGGACGATACCAGCTTCGACGATGTCGACATTGCACTTTTCAGTGCTGGCGGGAGTATAAGCAAGAAATTCGGACCTATAGCTGTTGAAAAAGGCGCCATTGTAGTGGATAATAGCTCCGCGTTTAGGATGGATGAGGGGATTCCGCTCGTGATTCCGGAAGTGAATCCGGCGGCTATGGTGGGAATTAAGTTGAAAAGTGGGAAAGGAGCGCTTATTGCCAATCCGAATTGTTCGACCATTATTTGCCTGGTGGCTGCCACTCCACTTCATCGCCGAGCTAAAGTAAAGTTTTTTCTTGCTGATTGATTTATTCGATTATGCTTGCACGGTGGTAAAATTGCTTTTCCGTGTAATTTTGTGTGGGTTTGCCTTGTAGAAAATTTTGTTTTGCCATGATCTTTATGTCATTTGTGGATTGGAACTTGTATGACCTTAAGAGCTGGCGATAATAAATGTACAATATATATGGTTGAGAATATAATTgcttatatttaaaatttaatcactaattaaataattgtggTGTGGTTGAGCTAAATATGGTTGCAAGAATGTAGAGTTGGAATGGCAATTggatggatttaatgaatatcTATTCCATGTATAGAAGAGATCAATGAAGTGACTAAAgattatattttgaaaattatcaCTATTGTATAACCGTGGTCATGCCATGAGTATTTGCTTTTATGTTCTCTATGGGGACATGATGTTATTGGTATCATGTATGGGTGAGAGATGTGAGAAGCATGAGAACAAAAAGATATAAGGATGAAATATAAGAATAATAGAGCCTGGTTAGTGTTATCCCTACGTCGTAGAAGATATTTTGGTCATTTACATGGAGATGAAAGTATTTGAAAGTAGCTTGGAAAAATGGCTTTTATTGCTTCCTCTTATACTTCACAGAAGGAAGGCTCAAAGCCTCAAACTCAAAAAGAGCTTGGGGATCTTTATTGTTTGTCTATTATCtacttattaattaattttattccaTTAGCTTAACTATGTTGGTGCTACAAGATTCACTGGGCTCATTGCACCATCATTTTATCTGCAGCTTATCAACGTACCCTGTAACACTGGGTGCTCAATTTTCCATGCTTTAAGGGCGGCTATAATTACTTAGTTTTGACCCCTACAGAACGTATTGAATAATTTTCTCGAGGTGCATTTTTGTTGGAGTTATTGGCATGTGGATTTCATAGCAATGAATGTTATTTGTTGAGTGTCTGTTACATTTATATTTATACATTCACTTTACAGTGAACGCCGGAAACATTAAACATGAATTATAGAATGCTCACTTAGAACTAATAAGGCTTCTTTTTATTCATACACCAAATTCAAAGTATATTTGCATGAAATATTTAATGTTGCACAAGTTTATATTCATTTATGCCAAGTTTATGAGCCTTTTTGTTATCGCAATAGCTGAAAATCACACTTGTTAAGTGTGGGAATCTACATGTTTTAAATATAAGCTTCTGCTTCTAGATTTGTGATAAATGGTGTATAAAGGGATGCAGTTTACAAAGCTTTCGTTTTTACGGAGGtctttctattttatttttctattcAGATTTgtaattttgtttttgaaaactGTATTTAGTTATTGGAATTAGTGAAgccttttatatattttaatgctgAATTTGGAGAGAGATCAGTTTGGAATTAATGGatagtttttcttttatttgtcAAATAATACCAGTTAACTTGATGTATTTGAGTCGATACGAGTATCTCATGATTATATGTTGTCACTTCTAAATGAACATAAATTCCTTTCACCCTCTTGCCGAATATAAAGAAATTTTCAAGAGTAACTTCGGAAGTTCGCTAACTGATAATTTACctcaatatttttcatttcaCAATAATATATtccataataaataaattttttttctgtTTGTTTTACTAAAAAACAAATATGAGGTTCCTGGATGCCCTTGGCAATACATGACTGGCACGGTTTTTACTTGCCAATGTATATGTGTGTATTTATACTACCAAATTTTGCAGGTCACACGAATGGTTGTCAGCACATACCAGGCAGCTAGTGGTGCTGGAGCTGCTGCAATGGAAGAGCTTGAACAACAAACTCGTGAGGTGTTTTACTGGCTTGTTAGTTTTTTAACCTTATCACCTGATTAAAGGACGCACTAAATATTTGTTCGCAACAGGTACTGGAAGGGAAAGAACCAACCTGTCAAATTTTTAAGCAGCAGGTTTGATGTAGTGTTTTTGTCTGTTTTTCTCATATTTGATgctctaaaaatattttctgcgGCGTATTTTCATTTTGCTTTTATTAACTTAATAGTTCCGTGCAGTATGCTTTTAACCTGTTCTCACATAATGCACCCATCCTTTCCAATGGATACAATGAAGAGGAGATGAAATTAGTAAAAGAGACAAGAAAAATATGGGTAATGCATTGTTTAATTGTATAAGAGAACTGTCAAATTTCGTGTAGTTTATAATTTCCTACTTGATTTTATGATGCAGAAGTTATATATGATCACGTTTAACTGACCCTTTCTACTACATGTGCCACAGAATGATACGAGTGTGAAAGTTACTGCCACTTGCATAAGAGTACCTGTTATGCGGGCTCATGCTGAGAGCATAAATCTTCAATTTGAGAAATCTCTAGATGAGGTAAATCTTCCagtttaaattttttcttttaccTCACTTGTGACAACTGATAAGCAAGTGAACCTTTTTTCATGTGTTGGACAAAAAAAAGTTGCTTGGACAAAAAGATATTCATTTATTCAGAGTTATGTACTTCTGCTGTTTGTTAGCATATTTTCAGAGCTCTAAAATGATAATAACCTTCAAAAATTAGATTTATTCAATAACTAATCAGCCTGTAAAACATTACCTTCCCATAAGTTTCTCCTTATCTGCTGAGTCTTATCCTTTCGATTTGGATGTCTATGTTGGAGCACTGTCACTAGAGTTCTATATGATACCATGAAGATGGGAAGCTGTCCAGAAACTATGGACACGACCCTCAAGCAACTTAATTTCCTGTTTTGCCTGATTATACTTATTTGTTTGTACTCATTTCCATTTTCAACCTAGTTTTAAATAAACCACCTTCTGTTATTTGTTTGTTCTGGATCTATTATCATAGGAGGGTAACACTCAGGTcactttaatttaaaaaaaaaaactgaacaCCTGTTTTCTCCTTGGAGTGCCTACTATTTTATTCCGAAAAAAAGTCCCCTTTTTCTTCAGGACACCGCAAGAGAGATCCTAAGCAGCGCACCAGGGGTGGTGGTTATTGATGACCGTGCAGCGAACCACTTCCCCACGCCATTGGAAGTCTCTAATAAAGATGATGTTGCTGTAGGAAGAATACGACAAGACGTTTCGCTTGATGGAAACCATGGGTAACAAATTAACAACATATTACCTGTTAATACTTGTCATTGATTTTTGTTTATTCTTTACTACAAAGCGTATGATTTTGCTTGATAGATTGGACATCTTTGTTTGTGGCGATCAAATACGCAAGGGTGCTGCTCTTAATGCTGTCCAGATCGCTGAAATGTTGCTATAGCTTTTTGCATTAAGCTATGGACTGGTATGTTTTTCCATAATTTGtcatttaatcatttaataaaatccGAACAATTTTGGCAATAGAAATCCGAATGAAGAAAATTGTCACTACCGAattaattctatttttgtttgatTATGATGTTAGGATAAATTGTTTCTAATAttagttattttttttataatgtttaattattttttatattttatttctttattaTTCTCAACAATTTAGTAAATATCCGTAGATTACTcgaaataattcaaatttgagAAAATGCAATTATAGGTGATAATATGATATTTATGCAGGGAATGAATATTTAATCCTCCGACTGATATGGTGATGAAGATGAAATAAAATAGATGAGATGGAGATGAAGGATATGCAGATCGAACCATTGTCATCCCTAAAGGCGGGCATCAATTTTTTTGTCCCATTGTAGTGAATTCATTCCTGCTGTTTTTTTGTTCGTGTTATTTAATTCAATTTAGACCGTGGATTTAAAATTCTCATTAATAATATCTTCACTTGTAGAATATGTCTCTAAGATATCGGTGAGAGATTTGTATTTGCGGCATTACAATTTCTCTTAAATTGTGTTAATAACTTAATATGAAGTGAATGTAAAATCACCTTGAATTTTGTACATTCAAATAAATCAATGAATTTAAAATCTATCATCTGAAATTCATGGGTACCACAAAACCTAAACGTTTTGGCTTGCTGCTGATgcaaaattcttaatttttgaagttttgTATTGAATTTGAGAATCGTTTGTTTACAAATGTAAAATTCAGTGAGCCCAAATTAACACAGAAATAATGAACAATCCTTTATTAATATAAGCCTTCAATTCTCTATTATCATTGATCCCATTTATGGCCAAATGATTGAAGCACGATAGAAATCAAGACTTAGAACACGAAGTTTGCAGAATTTTTCACACACAAACACAAACGCAAATACAAAAATAGAAACTGACTTGAAGAGAACCTACGCACCAAGTAGGAGCGATATATCCTCCTCCATGTTTACACGTACCAACAACACACGCAAATACAAAATTCTTTTACTGAAAATAATAAAGTTTATTTGA includes the following:
- the LOC140819908 gene encoding uncharacterized protein; its protein translation is MKIPTLSLRHHVNAPFLKTTSAHLPLPRRTNPHFSVRMSLREDGPSIAIVGVTGAVGQEFLSVLSDRDFPYRSLMLLASKRSAGKTMTYENRSYTIKELDDTSFDDVDIALFSAGGSISKKFGPIAVEKGAIVVDNSSAFRMDEGIPLVIPEVNPAAMVGIKLKSGKGALIANPNCSTIICLVAATPLHRRAKVTRMVVSTYQAASGAGAAAMEELEQQTREVLEGKEPTCQIFKQQYAFNLFSHNAPILSNGYNEEEMKLVKETRKIWNDTSVKVTATCIRVPVMRAHAESINLQFEKSLDEDTAREILSSAPGVVVIDDRAANHFPTPLEVSNKDDVAVGRIRQDVSLDGNHGLDIFVCGDQIRKGAALNAVQIAEMLL